One Erpetoichthys calabaricus chromosome 8, fErpCal1.3, whole genome shotgun sequence DNA segment encodes these proteins:
- the LOC114655833 gene encoding uncharacterized protein LOC114655833, which produces MEKILFSLIISATAFLRVYGNSTTTTSTQSPKEIYSTSNLPVTSSAITHTTLKSDSQTSFSCISDTKDQSNENSWLSKVLESPTNITIGVLVIVILIQLIIIIAFGKKLCFLKNIQKKTKEPNITENFPVCTSGLPVSIPSEDAMPKHNENQISLAEPTETEIMLEEMRATEPIVNDKPVQGDHNSDGTLAEDVLLPLPPPPPEDVFPTPQDNLQNPVDETILTLNDTKEMQELILDV; this is translated from the coding sequence ATGGAAAAgattctgttttctttaattatttctgcAACTGCGTTTCTAAGAGTTTATGGGAATAGCACAACTACTACAAGCACACAATCGCCAaaggaaatatacagtacaagcaaTTTACCTGTTACCAGCAGTGCAATTACACATACAACGTTGAAAAGTGATTCACAAACGTCTTTTTCATGTATTAGTGATACAAAGGATCAGTCAAATGAGAATTCCTGGCTGTCAAAAGTGTTGGAATCACCAACAAACATCACAATAGGTGTGTTGGTCATTGTTATCCTAATTCAACTGATAATCATAATAGCCTTTGGAAAAAAGCTCTGCTTTCTTAAGAAtatccaaaagaaaacaaaagaaccgAACATCACAGAGAATTTCCCAGTCTGCACCAGTGGGCTACCAGTCAGTATTCCAAGTGAGGATGCTATGCCCAAGCACAATGAAAACCAAATAAGTCTGGCAGAGCCCACAGAAACAGAAATAATGTTGGAAGAAATGAGAGCCACTGAACCAATAGTGAATGATAAACCTGTTCAAGGAGACCACAACAGTGATGGAACATTGGCAGAAGATGTCCTACTTCCACTCCCACCTCCACCTCCGGAGGATGTGTTTCCTACACCACAAGATAACCTTCAGAATCCAGTGGATGAAACCATTCTTACTCTTAATGACACAAAAGAAATGCAAGAGCTCATCCTTGATGTCTAA